One Streptomyces sp. NBC_01217 genomic region harbors:
- a CDS encoding IclR family transcriptional regulator — protein MSEKPVPEKTSPRPSGSQTLARGLSALGLVAGTPQGLAVQDVADRLGVHRTIAYRILTTLAEFRLVFRGTDGRYRAGSGTAALARGYAAGIREAALPVLRRTADELGATVALIAAEGDDAVAVAVVEPQSVDYHLSYRVGSRNPIGVGAAGLALASFRAPSADDPAELVEVRERGYATTFGQVEPGAFGVAVPLRLADPAMQLCVNLITTREDVARASVPGMVAAAKEISVNA, from the coding sequence GTGAGCGAGAAGCCGGTTCCCGAGAAGACGTCGCCCCGCCCCAGCGGATCCCAGACCCTGGCCAGGGGCCTCTCCGCGCTCGGTCTTGTGGCCGGGACGCCGCAGGGGCTCGCGGTGCAGGATGTGGCGGACCGGCTGGGCGTGCACCGCACCATCGCGTACCGCATTCTCACCACCCTGGCGGAGTTCCGGCTGGTGTTCCGGGGGACGGACGGACGCTACCGGGCGGGTTCGGGTACGGCGGCGCTGGCGCGCGGTTATGCGGCCGGGATCAGGGAGGCCGCGCTTCCGGTGCTGCGGCGGACCGCCGACGAGCTCGGGGCCACGGTGGCGCTGATCGCTGCGGAGGGCGACGACGCGGTGGCGGTCGCGGTGGTGGAGCCGCAGTCGGTCGACTATCACCTCTCCTACCGGGTCGGCAGCCGCAACCCCATCGGGGTCGGCGCGGCCGGTCTGGCGCTGGCCTCGTTCCGGGCGCCGTCGGCGGATGATCCGGCGGAGCTGGTGGAAGTGCGCGAGCGGGGGTACGCGACGACGTTCGGGCAGGTGGAGCCGGGAGCCTTCGGGGTCGCCGTACCGCTGCGGCTGGCCGATCCGGCGATGCAGCTGTGCGTGAATCTGATCACCACCCGCGAGGACGTGGCGCGCGCCTCGGTCCCGGGCATGGTGGCGGCCGCCAAGGAGATCTCCGTAAACGCCTGA